One genomic window of Mogibacterium diversum includes the following:
- a CDS encoding penicillin-binding transpeptidase domain-containing protein — MAKFHNPLDKKNKKASGKGKVTRTTTNTANRKAVSTAVTAENKSRLGFGFLAIVVCFTILIFRLAFWQVIKADDLNAKAAEMQKIDTELDPVRGNIYDRNKKVLAQTVTKYELYGYSLNLYKKKGLDSSAKEKNLRDLSKLSGDSRKEMKKKLSGKDNLVLLAKGLDQSQVNKAQKEWGDDIVVKTKVTRSYPNGTFASTLLGSVDSKNTGLNGLEYQYNEKLAGIKGRVVRTTDIYGNALSVGSSKYYSPQNGDSLVTSIDEVIQHYVEDALAEGMDDTGAESITCIVMDPRTGDILAMASTPSYDPNNPYTPSGDEAKKFKSLSTKEKSAYLSRMWTNPAVSGLYEPGSTFKLITSSSAIESGTTTDSSRYNCPGYINVDGTKLNCWSPVPHGTQNITEAVGNSCNPALARVALDMGKINFYKYIDIFGFTQKTRVDLPGEADPIIKNKNNVSNVDLATMGYGQGIAISPIQLMTAINSLGNDGIMMQPKVVKEIIGPDGKVKKVIKNRRLRQTVSKSTADKMRSIMEYYVSDGGGTSAYLAGYRIGGKTGTANIAENSGYSEQTIASFIAMAPMDDPQVSILVMVTRPKKSIYGAANAGPIVKKILEKTLVYKGIERKYSKSEESALAKAEISVPDVKGLNSSEAISKITAAGLKAKKMPEGTGDSFVVIDQYPKKGDKIAKGGTVYIYSK; from the coding sequence ATGGCTAAGTTCCACAATCCTTTAGATAAAAAGAATAAGAAGGCTTCAGGTAAAGGCAAGGTGACCAGAACAACTACCAATACCGCTAATCGCAAGGCTGTAAGTACCGCGGTGACTGCTGAAAATAAAAGCAGACTTGGTTTTGGGTTTCTAGCAATCGTAGTATGCTTTACGATTCTTATATTTCGTCTAGCGTTTTGGCAGGTTATTAAGGCTGATGATTTAAATGCAAAGGCTGCTGAAATGCAGAAGATAGATACAGAACTTGATCCCGTAAGAGGTAATATTTATGACAGGAATAAAAAAGTTCTAGCTCAGACAGTCACAAAGTATGAACTTTATGGCTATTCGCTTAACCTATACAAGAAAAAGGGTTTGGATAGTTCTGCGAAAGAGAAGAATCTACGCGATTTATCTAAGCTATCTGGTGATAGCCGTAAGGAGATGAAGAAAAAGCTTTCAGGCAAAGACAATCTAGTTTTGCTTGCAAAAGGGCTTGATCAAAGTCAAGTCAACAAGGCTCAGAAAGAGTGGGGAGATGATATTGTAGTAAAGACAAAGGTTACTAGATCATATCCTAATGGTACATTTGCATCTACACTCCTTGGGTCAGTAGACAGTAAAAATACTGGACTTAACGGTCTAGAATACCAATATAACGAGAAACTTGCCGGAATCAAAGGGCGAGTGGTTAGAACGACTGATATATATGGCAATGCACTTTCTGTAGGTAGTAGCAAATATTATTCTCCTCAGAATGGTGATAGCCTTGTGACGTCGATAGATGAAGTAATTCAGCACTATGTTGAAGACGCACTCGCTGAGGGCATGGATGACACTGGAGCAGAGTCAATTACATGCATAGTTATGGACCCGCGTACAGGAGACATACTAGCTATGGCAAGTACTCCAAGCTATGATCCTAACAACCCATACACTCCGTCAGGTGATGAAGCGAAGAAGTTTAAATCTCTCAGTACTAAGGAGAAGAGTGCGTACCTTAGTAGAATGTGGACCAATCCAGCTGTAAGTGGGCTTTATGAGCCTGGATCGACATTTAAGCTAATAACATCTTCGTCCGCTATCGAATCTGGAACTACAACCGATTCGTCTAGATACAACTGTCCTGGATATATCAATGTGGATGGAACAAAGCTGAATTGCTGGAGTCCAGTTCCACACGGAACTCAGAATATCACTGAAGCAGTTGGAAATTCATGCAACCCTGCACTAGCTAGAGTTGCCCTTGATATGGGAAAGATTAACTTCTACAAGTACATAGATATCTTCGGATTTACTCAGAAGACGAGAGTGGATTTACCTGGAGAAGCTGACCCAATAATTAAGAATAAGAATAATGTGAGCAACGTTGACCTTGCCACAATGGGATATGGACAGGGAATAGCTATTTCTCCAATCCAGCTGATGACTGCTATAAATTCACTTGGTAATGACGGGATAATGATGCAACCTAAAGTAGTAAAGGAAATCATAGGTCCTGATGGCAAGGTTAAGAAAGTAATTAAGAATAGACGTCTAAGACAGACAGTTTCTAAGTCAACTGCCGATAAGATGCGTTCTATCATGGAGTACTACGTATCGGATGGTGGCGGTACAAGCGCCTATCTGGCTGGATATAGGATCGGAGGTAAGACGGGTACTGCAAATATCGCTGAGAATTCAGGATACTCTGAACAGACCATAGCTTCGTTTATCGCTATGGCACCGATGGACGATCCACAGGTATCAATTCTCGTTATGGTAACGAGACCTAAGAAGAGTATTTACGGTGCAGCCAATGCCGGTCCTATAGTCAAGAAAATTCTCGAAAAGACACTTGTATACAAGGGTATAGAGCGTAAATATTCAAAGAGTGAGGAGAGTGCCCTAGCCAAAGCAGAGATTTCTGTGCCCGATGTTAAAGGTCTTAATAGCAGTGAGGCGATAAGCAAGATTACTGCTGCAGGTCTCAAGGCTAAAAAGATGCCAGAAGGAACTGGCGATTCATTTGTTGTAATCGATCAGTATCCTAAGAAAGGCGATAAGATTGCTAAAGGCGGTACGGTATATATTTATAGTAAATAA
- the ftsW gene encoding putative lipid II flippase FtsW: MKKPSNIKKSKKNNKSKAEIPARTSKLSSSRKFFKGAMSSLYTESDFTILLLVAALTMFGVVMVFSAGYYSTLAKSTDAYYFLKRQVAFAVSGFAILLVFSKVDYHSYSKYYKQIALFSLLMLLLLFTPLGVTVNFARRWIFIGPIRITPSEISKLAMIIFTATYLAEHPNKAKQGITGMSTILALMAVHAALIIKQPNLSTAIVIVAIMIGILFVGGLAWKYIVIAFGSLGVGMVSILLFFRHTHWYSRLTNWMDPFKDAQGEGYQVSQSIIALGNGGFKGLGLGNSISKNLYLPEPQNDFILAIIGEELGFVGIFIMMIVYLVLIWRCIMVSSKAKDKLGLFMAAGIAIMLGLQVIVNVAVVTASMPATGITLPFVSYGGTSLWVFMASMGIMLNISKQGRAK; this comes from the coding sequence TTGAAGAAACCAAGCAATATTAAAAAGTCAAAAAAGAATAATAAGTCTAAAGCGGAAATTCCCGCTAGGACTAGCAAGCTATCATCGAGTCGTAAGTTCTTTAAAGGAGCGATGAGCAGTTTGTATACGGAAAGCGATTTCACTATACTTTTACTGGTTGCTGCTCTTACCATGTTCGGGGTGGTGATGGTATTTAGTGCAGGCTATTATTCTACACTTGCGAAATCAACGGATGCATATTACTTTCTGAAGAGACAGGTTGCTTTTGCTGTATCAGGCTTTGCTATTCTGCTTGTTTTTTCAAAAGTAGACTATCATTCGTACTCTAAGTATTACAAGCAGATTGCGCTGTTCAGCTTATTGATGCTATTGCTTCTTTTCACACCTCTAGGAGTAACTGTAAATTTCGCGAGGCGGTGGATATTTATAGGACCAATCAGAATTACCCCGAGTGAAATATCGAAGCTAGCCATGATCATCTTTACTGCCACATACCTTGCGGAACATCCTAATAAAGCAAAACAAGGGATTACCGGAATGTCAACTATATTAGCACTTATGGCAGTTCATGCAGCTTTGATTATCAAGCAGCCAAACTTATCTACAGCAATTGTAATCGTGGCCATTATGATTGGTATTCTATTTGTGGGTGGGCTAGCTTGGAAATACATTGTCATTGCGTTTGGTAGCTTGGGTGTTGGCATGGTCTCGATTCTGCTGTTTTTTAGGCACACGCATTGGTACTCAAGACTTACAAACTGGATGGATCCATTTAAGGATGCTCAAGGAGAGGGATATCAAGTTTCACAATCCATAATTGCACTAGGAAATGGAGGCTTCAAAGGGTTAGGTCTTGGAAATAGTATCTCCAAGAACCTATATCTACCAGAGCCACAGAATGACTTTATCCTAGCGATAATAGGCGAAGAACTCGGTTTCGTAGGAATCTTTATAATGATGATTGTATATCTTGTTCTAATATGGAGATGTATTATGGTTTCATCTAAGGCCAAGGATAAGCTAGGGCTATTCATGGCTGCAGGAATTGCTATTATGCTTGGGCTGCAGGTTATTGTAAATGTGGCTGTTGTAACCGCATCTATGCCGGCAACAGGTATTACATTGCCATTCGTTAGCTATGGCGGTACATCGTTATGGGTGTTCATGGCGTCTATGGGCATAATGCTAAATATATCTAAGCAAGGAAGGGCAAAGTAG
- the mraY gene encoding phospho-N-acetylmuramoyl-pentapeptide-transferase, with protein sequence MNISLVVVFIVSLLISTVGTKLLIPFLKQKQFGQFIREEGPEAHKKKAGTPTMGGVMIVLGIAAGLATGIVTNGDAADTFAIILTMLVFGAIGFLDDFEKIAKKNNLGLTAKQKILLQVLLSLGIGLYMILGGNGTDVLIPFVNIYVNFGLLFMPFVILTEVAMSNGVNLSDGLDGLASSVTLVVAILFALVGYTHDVYILTVSGLAIAGSLIGFLFFNKYPAKIFMGDTGSMALGGVLSAIAIVSKTEFLLPVAGIIYVVESLSVIIQVVYFRKTGGKRFFRMAPIHHHFELGGMKEYNVVKLFTLVTICSSVIAYFSVA encoded by the coding sequence ATGAATATTTCACTTGTAGTTGTTTTTATAGTATCATTGCTCATTTCGACGGTGGGGACCAAACTTCTGATTCCATTTCTTAAGCAGAAGCAGTTTGGCCAATTCATTCGAGAAGAAGGACCGGAGGCACACAAAAAAAAGGCTGGGACACCAACTATGGGTGGTGTCATGATAGTTCTTGGAATTGCTGCCGGGCTTGCTACCGGGATAGTCACTAACGGAGATGCAGCTGACACCTTTGCAATAATCCTTACTATGCTTGTATTTGGTGCTATAGGGTTTCTTGATGACTTTGAGAAAATTGCCAAGAAGAATAATCTAGGACTAACAGCAAAGCAGAAGATATTGCTGCAAGTATTGCTTAGCCTTGGGATAGGGCTATACATGATACTTGGTGGCAATGGTACGGATGTGCTAATCCCGTTTGTCAATATATATGTGAATTTCGGATTGCTTTTCATGCCTTTCGTAATTTTGACAGAAGTCGCTATGTCAAACGGAGTTAATCTGTCCGATGGACTTGATGGTCTCGCGTCTTCAGTAACGCTTGTTGTAGCAATCCTTTTTGCATTAGTAGGGTACACTCACGATGTATATATACTAACGGTCAGTGGACTAGCTATTGCAGGCTCTCTGATTGGTTTCTTATTTTTCAATAAGTACCCAGCTAAGATATTCATGGGCGACACAGGCTCAATGGCTCTAGGAGGTGTCCTTTCTGCAATTGCAATAGTAAGTAAGACTGAATTCCTACTTCCTGTTGCAGGAATAATATATGTAGTGGAATCTCTTTCAGTTATTATTCAGGTAGTATACTTTCGTAAGACTGGTGGTAAGAGGTTCTTTCGCATGGCACCGATTCACCACCATTTTGAACTCGGTGGTATGAAAGAGTACAACGTAGTAAAACTATTTACACTCGTAACGATATGCTCGAGTGTAATTGCATATTTCTCAGTTGCTTAG
- a CDS encoding UDP-N-acetylmuramoyl-tripeptide--D-alanyl-D-alanine ligase, with product MKKTGIKYILESMHGAKLISDTGSKEITSVAIDSRQVKSGTLFFAVIGERNDGHDFLPAVKESGCLAAVVSNPDWAKKISETGDMTVILVNNTRDALMQLAKQYMADWKDLIKVAVTGSVGKTSTKDFLGAVLSAKYKTGKTPGNLNSDYGVPLTVFGFEDDIEAAVIEMGAGESVHISELADIVRPQIGVVTNVGTSHLEVFGTRENLSIEKLGITKYFNDKETVIVNSDCDMLTRQKVSKIVPSDTEILTVGSKDDDNFIFRDIKDGGIDGVSCILDVQTGDEDYDGTFELTIPVVGSHNLGNAALAVAAGTRLDIKPKDAILALANTHFSSGRLEIDRRDNLTIINDAYNASPESMKAGIKMLMASKAERHVAILGAMFELGDDSVELHRSVGTYAVDVGLELLITIGSNAEAIASAAEDAFIGAEHNIASRTRVISYKDKNEAIKDLNAILHKGDLILVKASRGMKLEEVISAII from the coding sequence ATGAAGAAAACAGGAATTAAATATATTCTTGAATCAATGCATGGTGCAAAGCTTATATCTGACACAGGGTCGAAAGAGATCACTAGTGTTGCTATCGATTCAAGACAGGTGAAATCAGGAACACTGTTTTTCGCTGTTATAGGTGAGAGAAATGATGGTCATGATTTCCTACCAGCAGTTAAGGAAAGCGGATGTCTTGCAGCGGTGGTATCCAATCCCGATTGGGCTAAAAAGATTTCAGAAACCGGTGATATGACGGTAATCCTAGTGAATAATACCAGAGATGCGCTCATGCAGCTTGCAAAACAGTATATGGCAGACTGGAAGGATTTAATCAAAGTTGCCGTTACAGGCAGTGTTGGAAAGACGAGTACGAAAGATTTTCTAGGAGCAGTTCTTTCGGCAAAGTACAAGACCGGGAAGACTCCAGGCAATCTTAACAGCGATTATGGAGTGCCACTAACAGTGTTTGGATTCGAAGATGATATTGAAGCTGCTGTTATCGAAATGGGAGCTGGAGAATCTGTACACATCAGCGAACTTGCTGATATTGTTAGGCCGCAGATAGGTGTGGTAACAAATGTGGGGACTTCGCACCTAGAAGTGTTCGGAACGCGTGAGAACTTGTCGATTGAAAAGCTAGGTATCACGAAATATTTCAATGACAAAGAAACTGTTATTGTTAATTCAGATTGTGACATGCTTACTAGACAGAAAGTCAGCAAAATAGTGCCTTCTGACACGGAAATCCTAACAGTAGGAAGTAAAGATGACGATAATTTTATATTCCGCGATATTAAAGACGGTGGGATAGATGGCGTTAGTTGTATATTAGATGTTCAAACAGGTGATGAGGATTACGACGGAACATTCGAACTCACCATACCAGTAGTTGGGTCACATAATCTCGGTAATGCCGCACTTGCAGTCGCTGCGGGTACCAGGCTTGATATTAAACCGAAAGATGCGATTTTGGCTTTGGCTAACACACATTTTTCATCAGGGCGCCTTGAGATTGATAGACGTGATAATCTAACGATTATTAACGACGCATACAATGCTAGTCCGGAATCTATGAAAGCAGGTATCAAGATGCTTATGGCATCTAAAGCAGAAAGGCATGTGGCGATACTTGGTGCCATGTTTGAACTTGGTGATGATTCGGTAGAACTCCATAGAAGCGTGGGAACATACGCTGTAGATGTTGGCCTAGAGTTACTAATAACAATTGGATCAAATGCTGAGGCGATTGCTAGCGCAGCGGAAGACGCATTTATAGGTGCTGAGCATAATATAGCTAGTAGGACGAGAGTGATCTCGTACAAAGATAAAAATGAGGCGATTAAGGACCTTAACGCAATACTTCATAAAGGTGATTTAATTTTAGTAAAGGCATCCCGCGGTATGAAGTTAGAAGAAGTTATTTCAGCTATTATTTAG
- a CDS encoding cell division protein FtsQ/DivIB: MKKDKSTKPELSKEEYLKSLFNGAKDELEAYIVSNDQLAADEEPEQADKEDEKSENKNEADIQNGLEIDSELGTPSVSNTNNGTDTPENFDNDGSDNNQSLEDSSLERETSGAGLSQNNGGEKPDEKESNVNEEIESPADRKTKSDLDDIEKRRMKRKRKLKMPGFFTRIFIILGVIIAVTAFSLSSFFTVDTIDVQGNKYFTDEEISNMAHASTGQNIIYKLNKGNMLNYLEKNPYIEEARVYRKLPSTIVINVKERIQIAALTYGDQFLIIDNKGTLLRITKTKPKLTIVTGFKVKKVKLGEPVEVNSPDLFKELLSLLKSMEAGDVYFTKINITELFITANVYDSLVVKSKYKDLKDNIDKGRLHKVLDELFKRNIKRGTITISSDGYASFTPEL, encoded by the coding sequence ATGAAAAAGGATAAGAGCACTAAGCCTGAACTGAGTAAAGAAGAATACCTTAAATCGCTTTTTAACGGTGCTAAAGATGAACTAGAAGCATATATAGTATCTAATGATCAGTTAGCTGCTGACGAAGAGCCAGAGCAGGCTGACAAGGAAGATGAAAAATCAGAAAATAAGAATGAAGCAGATATACAAAATGGTCTGGAAATCGATTCTGAACTAGGAACACCGAGTGTTTCTAATACCAATAATGGTACAGATACACCTGAGAACTTCGATAATGATGGAAGTGATAATAATCAATCTTTAGAGGATTCTTCATTGGAAAGAGAGACATCTGGCGCAGGGCTTTCACAGAATAATGGAGGTGAAAAACCTGACGAAAAAGAGTCTAATGTAAATGAAGAAATAGAGAGCCCGGCTGATAGAAAAACAAAATCAGATCTTGATGATATAGAGAAACGCCGGATGAAGCGCAAAAGAAAGCTTAAAATGCCAGGTTTTTTTACGAGAATCTTTATCATTCTAGGGGTTATAATTGCAGTTACAGCGTTTTCTTTATCAAGCTTCTTTACAGTAGATACAATTGATGTTCAAGGCAATAAATACTTCACCGATGAAGAGATTTCAAATATGGCGCATGCTAGTACAGGGCAGAACATCATTTATAAACTTAATAAAGGAAATATGCTTAATTATCTCGAAAAAAACCCATATATAGAGGAAGCCAGAGTTTATAGAAAGTTGCCGAGTACAATTGTTATAAATGTAAAAGAGAGAATTCAGATTGCTGCCCTGACTTATGGAGATCAGTTTCTGATAATAGATAATAAGGGCACGCTGCTGAGAATAACTAAAACAAAACCAAAGCTAACAATTGTCACAGGGTTTAAGGTTAAAAAGGTTAAGCTTGGAGAGCCTGTAGAGGTTAATAGCCCAGATTTATTCAAAGAACTATTATCTCTTCTTAAGTCTATGGAGGCAGGGGATGTTTACTTCACTAAAATAAATATCACAGAGCTATTTATAACAGCAAATGTATATGATTCACTGGTTGTGAAGAGTAAATATAAGGACCTTAAAGATAATATCGATAAAGGACGACTACATAAGGTGCTCGATGAACTATTCAAACGAAATATTAAGCGCGGTACAATTACAATTTCGTCCGATGGGTATGCATCATTTACACCCGAACTCTAA
- the murG gene encoding undecaprenyldiphospho-muramoylpentapeptide beta-N-acetylglucosaminyltransferase, with protein MRVILTGGITGGHIYPALAIADQFKEIDRDAEFLYLGSDEGMERYIVPKYGYDLKYIDSRWFDRSSPLKLAKTLFKNERGKRQAINVMKQFKPDLVVSTGSFVSVPVVLAAKALKIPVYIHEQNAYPGVANKLLSKYARRVFLGFEAARKYFPSEKVVYTGNPVRNEFGEQNRDLARSELGIAQDDFAVLIFGGSLGAETINDIGLAIINKYGDDRNVTILFGTGKDYYEHVNNRLKVGGKEVPANVRLMPYISEMAKMLSASNVIICRSGALSTAEVTMAGRAAIFIPSPNVTGDHQYYNAKAVADNGGAVLITEDGDVELRVLNALKALRTDGALLEEMEQGSYKSAPVDAAKIICEEIISDVKARRR; from the coding sequence ATGAGAGTAATTTTAACTGGGGGAATCACGGGTGGACATATTTATCCTGCACTAGCGATTGCTGATCAATTCAAGGAAATCGATAGGGATGCAGAATTCCTTTACCTCGGTTCTGATGAGGGTATGGAACGCTATATCGTACCCAAATACGGATATGACCTAAAGTATATAGACTCCAGATGGTTTGATAGAAGCAGCCCTCTTAAGCTCGCTAAGACACTTTTCAAAAATGAACGTGGAAAGAGACAGGCGATTAATGTAATGAAGCAGTTTAAGCCTGATCTTGTCGTAAGTACGGGCAGTTTTGTAAGTGTGCCGGTAGTGCTCGCAGCTAAAGCCCTTAAGATTCCCGTTTATATTCATGAGCAAAACGCTTATCCTGGCGTGGCAAACAAGCTACTTTCTAAGTATGCTAGAAGAGTGTTTCTAGGGTTTGAGGCAGCGCGAAAGTACTTCCCTAGTGAGAAGGTAGTATATACAGGGAATCCGGTTAGAAACGAATTTGGAGAGCAAAACAGAGACCTTGCTCGTTCTGAACTAGGCATCGCACAGGATGATTTTGCTGTATTGATTTTTGGAGGCAGTTTAGGTGCCGAAACTATTAACGACATCGGACTTGCGATAATAAACAAATATGGAGATGATAGAAATGTAACTATCCTGTTCGGCACAGGAAAGGACTATTATGAACATGTCAATAATAGACTAAAAGTTGGCGGCAAGGAAGTACCTGCAAATGTCAGATTGATGCCATATATATCTGAGATGGCAAAGATGCTGTCTGCAAGCAACGTAATCATCTGTAGATCAGGTGCACTTTCAACAGCAGAAGTAACTATGGCTGGACGAGCAGCTATATTTATTCCATCACCAAATGTAACGGGTGATCATCAATATTACAATGCGAAAGCTGTGGCTGATAACGGTGGGGCCGTCCTTATAACTGAAGATGGTGATGTAGAGCTTAGGGTGCTCAATGCATTAAAAGCTCTTAGAACAGATGGCGCTCTTTTAGAGGAGATGGAACAAGGAAGCTATAAATCAGCGCCTGTTGATGCTGCAAAAATAATTTGTGAAGAGATAATTAGTGACGTAAAAGCTAGACGAAGATAG
- the ftsZ gene encoding cell division protein FtsZ encodes MMEFVSDFVSSTDNAAIIKVVGVGGGGCNAINRMVDENLQGVTFIAVNTDKQALAKCKAEVKIQIGEKLTGGRGAGANPEIGQRAAEETLEEISGYLQDADMVFVTAGMGGGTGTGAAPIIAKAAMDCGALTVAVVTKPFSFEGKKRWNRATKGIQYLTNFVDSLVIIPNDRLIDSSEKNTTMLEAFSMADDVLRQGVQGISDLISEYGIVNVDFADVKTIMEGRGVAHMGVGIGTGDNRIEDAVRNAIESPLLETSIDGARSILLYVCGGYDMGMQDISKIASKIQDEADPDANIIFGATVNENMNDKVSITLIATDFTSGGLSAPINETPEVASPSVRGTRVNVDGLEGQIVDMSDFMKEDHKDNSGSSDFDVPDFLK; translated from the coding sequence ATGATGGAATTTGTTTCAGACTTCGTATCCAGCACTGATAATGCTGCGATTATCAAAGTCGTAGGTGTAGGCGGCGGCGGTTGTAACGCCATCAATAGAATGGTTGACGAGAATCTTCAAGGTGTAACCTTTATTGCGGTTAACACTGATAAGCAGGCTCTTGCAAAATGCAAAGCTGAAGTAAAGATTCAGATAGGAGAAAAGTTAACCGGAGGTCGTGGTGCAGGTGCTAATCCTGAAATTGGTCAGAGAGCAGCTGAGGAGACCCTAGAGGAGATTTCAGGTTATCTGCAGGATGCAGATATGGTATTTGTAACTGCTGGCATGGGTGGTGGAACTGGCACAGGTGCTGCGCCAATTATTGCTAAAGCTGCGATGGACTGTGGTGCGCTAACAGTTGCAGTAGTTACTAAGCCTTTCTCGTTTGAAGGTAAGAAACGTTGGAACAGAGCGACAAAGGGTATACAGTATCTGACTAATTTTGTTGATTCTCTTGTTATCATTCCTAACGATAGACTTATAGATTCAAGCGAAAAGAATACAACGATGCTTGAGGCATTCTCAATGGCTGACGATGTACTAAGACAGGGTGTACAGGGTATTTCTGATCTTATTTCTGAATACGGAATCGTTAACGTTGACTTTGCAGATGTTAAGACTATTATGGAGGGCAGAGGAGTTGCTCACATGGGAGTTGGCATCGGTACAGGGGACAACAGAATTGAAGATGCAGTTAGAAATGCTATCGAGAGTCCTCTTCTTGAGACATCAATCGATGGAGCTAGATCCATACTTCTATATGTTTGTGGTGGATATGATATGGGTATGCAGGATATCAGCAAGATTGCTAGCAAGATTCAAGACGAGGCTGATCCTGATGCTAACATCATATTTGGAGCTACAGTCAATGAGAATATGAACGATAAAGTGTCTATTACGCTTATCGCAACTGATTTTACAAGCGGTGGGCTTTCCGCTCCAATTAATGAGACTCCTGAAGTTGCATCACCTAGTGTTCGTGGAACACGTGTTAATGTCGATGGACTTGAAGGTCAGATTGTTGACATGAGCGACTTCATGAAGGAAGACCATAAGGACAATAGCGGATCATCTGACTTTGATGTTCCTGATTTCCTTAAGTAG
- the murD gene encoding UDP-N-acetylmuramoyl-L-alanine--D-glutamate ligase, translating to MSYTVDEYRREVSDKKILVVGMGRSGMAAVKELHALGSTVTAQDINTVEKIDPKFITFLDREGIEYYFGSTPEHMGSFDIVVLSPGVNPNLSFLNDGRNHGVEVIGELEMAYRLSYGKFVAITGTNGKTTTTSLVGKIFEESGRKYTVVGNIGVATISKVQDSTDDEWMITEASSFQLETVSRFKPVVSAILNFTPDHLNRHGSMEAYGACKAAIGKNQTSDDYMVINYDDKACLALGDNTKARLVPFSRIEELEFGAYIDDGYIVIRDESGIVHQICSKDELKIIGNHNLENALAAAAISFFAGIDTAVIADALKKFPGVEHRIEYCGIVDGVKFYNDSKGTNVDASIIALKALERDIVLIAGGDGKAQDFTELGENLLGRVKALVLLGRDAKDIEKAARAAGFSNIYHENDMNDCVKRAHKLSESGDKVLLSPACASWDMYDNYEQRGDHFKNCVNQLLR from the coding sequence ATGAGTTATACAGTTGATGAATACAGAAGAGAAGTCTCCGATAAAAAAATCCTTGTTGTAGGTATGGGTCGCTCTGGGATGGCGGCTGTAAAAGAGCTCCATGCTCTTGGCTCGACAGTAACAGCACAGGACATCAATACAGTAGAAAAGATAGACCCTAAATTCATAACATTCCTAGATAGAGAGGGTATAGAATATTATTTTGGATCAACGCCAGAGCATATGGGCAGTTTTGACATCGTCGTGCTTAGTCCGGGGGTGAATCCTAATCTTTCATTCCTTAATGATGGAAGAAACCATGGGGTAGAAGTAATTGGCGAACTAGAGATGGCATATAGACTATCTTATGGTAAGTTTGTAGCGATTACCGGAACTAATGGTAAGACGACGACTACAAGTTTGGTAGGTAAAATTTTTGAGGAGTCCGGCAGGAAGTACACTGTAGTTGGCAATATAGGTGTTGCTACTATTTCAAAGGTGCAGGATTCAACGGATGATGAATGGATGATAACCGAGGCTAGCAGTTTTCAACTTGAAACAGTTTCAAGGTTCAAGCCTGTAGTATCCGCAATACTTAACTTTACTCCGGATCACCTTAATAGACACGGTAGTATGGAAGCTTATGGTGCTTGTAAGGCGGCGATAGGCAAGAACCAGACTTCTGACGACTACATGGTTATAAACTATGATGATAAGGCATGTCTTGCTCTTGGCGATAATACGAAGGCTAGGCTAGTACCGTTTAGCAGGATTGAAGAGCTTGAATTTGGGGCCTATATAGACGATGGCTATATAGTAATCAGAGATGAAAGTGGAATAGTTCATCAAATTTGTAGTAAGGATGAGCTAAAAATAATCGGTAACCACAACCTAGAGAATGCTCTTGCTGCAGCTGCAATTTCGTTTTTTGCCGGTATCGATACCGCTGTCATCGCTGATGCACTTAAGAAGTTCCCTGGCGTTGAACATAGAATAGAATACTGCGGTATTGTCGATGGGGTGAAGTTTTATAATGATTCAAAGGGAACGAATGTCGATGCTTCAATAATTGCTTTAAAGGCCTTGGAGAGGGATATCGTCTTGATTGCAGGAGGAGATGGAAAAGCACAAGACTTTACGGAGCTCGGCGAAAACCTGCTTGGTCGTGTAAAAGCGCTTGTTTTACTAGGAAGAGATGCAAAAGATATCGAGAAGGCAGCTAGGGCCGCTGGATTCTCAAATATCTACCATGAAAACGATATGAATGATTGTGTAAAGAGAGCGCATAAACTCTCTGAATCAGGCGACAAAGTGTTATTATCACCTGCTTGCGCAAGTTGGGATATGTACGATAATTATGAGCAACGGGGTGACCATTTTAAAAACTGTGTAAATCAACTGCTAAGATAG